The Entelurus aequoreus isolate RoL-2023_Sb linkage group LG11, RoL_Eaeq_v1.1, whole genome shotgun sequence genome includes the window CTGTACAAATTAATGcttgggggccacatgcggcccgttaagcttttcaatccggcctGCCAGACATTTCCAAATCATTGttgtagatgtttaagatgtaaagtgtagctgccattatgatgtgcagtcatgcttTCTAATGAccagaagtcttcaactatactaagtatttcaatggttggaatctgtgcttttgcataatCTCATCAAATCaccaatcaccaaaatgattcccgaacgcggccaccgctgctgctcactgctcccctcacttcccagggggtggagcaagggtatgggtcaaatgcagaaggtaatttcaccacacctagtgtgtgtgtgactatcagtggtactttaactttaatatactagttactgtgtttatctaattagttactatggtaatctaattagttactatggtaatcgaggggggggggggggttacccacatatgcggtcctctccaaggtttctcatagtcattcacattgacgtcccactggggtgagttttccttgcccgtatgtgggctctgtaccgaggatgtcgttgtggcttgtacagccctttgagacacttgtgatttagggctatataaataaacattgattgattgataatctaattagttactatggtaatctaaatcacagcagctcagacgaggcaccaagcagtgtgggtggggagtgtttccaaagcggccagcctgaatgtgggtgtcagggacagacggggaaggagatttttacaacaaagttctaaagtttagtgataaatcagattttttttacccttcacgttcatatttcgttgtgtttgttgtatttttgttgcatttcgcttgattgtaaaatatgtcaatggagagggggtgtgacgttcatatgttgtcaatattcaatgttttatcggtcatagttaatatagtaaaccccacattctttattttcacgtacattctggctgtcttattcagtaaaaaaagtggaaattccattccgtttttaaggaggtctgtcataacgtttttagcattcaatcagacatgattgtgaggttttgtattagtgttcctgaaaatagACAtagcggcccccagacacatttctttctctaaatttggccctccgagtcaaaataatggcccaggtctgatgtaaatagtcatgaaaataaagaaagtgcatTAAATGAggatgtgtgtccaaacttttggccagtactgtatattgtattggttttaaaaataaaaatacatgatttaattgtgCAGCACTTTTAAaccattaaaaaatgtaacattcCAACATGGAGAATATAACATTTTGGTCTGATCCATTGTTGGGACCAAGCTTGCATTTGTGAACTGCAGTGTTGTTTTTCACCGTAAACCAAAAATAGCATTTCAATAAtttaagtaccatatttttcagactataagtcgcagtttttttcatagtttggccgggggtgcgacttatactcaggagccacttatgtgtgaaatgattaacacattagcgtcaaatatcaaataatattatttagctcattcacgtaagagactagacgtataagatgtcatgggatttagcgattaggagtgacttctagacctccaccccagatcccacctcactcctacccacttctctaaagtgggctggctcaaggtggaggacagagttaaacaacttgcactgagcctagtctataaaatctgataccgaagtacatgtcaaactacttccttaacgtaaatgaccgccataaccacaacaccagggggagctccactaaccacgttaaacccagattccgaactaacaaaggtcttaactcattctctttctatgccacatcaatgtggaatgcactcccaacaggtgtaaaagaaagggcatctctatcctccttcaaaaccgcaataaaagttcacctccaggcagctacaaccctaaactaacaccctcctcggattgctaataatcaaatgtaaataatcaaatgcagatactttttctttttcttatgccttctgatctctctctctctctctctctatgtccactacttgctgtccatatcctcccccccccctccacacccctgattgtaaataatgtaaataattcaatgtgattatcttgtgtgatgactgtattatgatgatagtatatatgatagtatatatccgtatcatgaatcaatttaagtggaccccgacttaaacaagttgaaaaacttattcgggtgtgaccatttagtggtcaattgtacggaatatgtacttcactgtgcaacctactaataaaagtctcaatcaatcaatcaatcaaacagattgtttggtaaacgtatagcatgttctatatgttatagttatttgaatgactcttaccataatatgttacgttaacataccagttggttatttatgcctcatataacgtacacttattcagcctgttgttcactattctttagacattttaaattgcctttcaaatgtctattcttgctgttggcttttatcaaatacatttcccccaaaaatgcgacttatatatgtttttttccttctttattatgcattttcggccggtgcgacttatactccggagcaacttatactccgaaaaatacggtagtaaaatGTAAATCTGAACCAAATTAGAGCCATAACCCAATCTTATTTCCCTCCCTCATATTAGAGGAGCTGATTCGACAGGTGACCATCAACTGCGCCGAGAGGGGCCTCCTGCTGCTGCGGGTCCGAGACGAGATCCAAATGACCATCTCGGCCTACCAGACCCTCTACGAGAGCAGCGTGGTGTTTGGCATGAGGAAAGCTCTGCAGGCCGAGCAGGGCAAGGTGGACATGCAGCAAAGAGTAAGACTTGCCAGGTTTATTGCCTGCGTTTCTCTCATAAATCCAGCAGAGGGCGGCCTTCATTTATAAAGCAGACATTCCTCCGCCTTTTAGATTGATGACTTGGAGCGAGAGAAACAAGAGCTGATCAATCAACTCAAGGAACAAAAAGCTGAGTGCGTGGCGACACAGAAGAGGGAAGAGGAGAAGCGTGACGCACAGGAAAAGAAGCACATGGAGCAAACTCAGTTTCTGAAGAGAACCAACCAGCAGCTGAAGGTGAGGATGGAGGAAAAAACTATTAACAATTTCCTTTTTAACGTTTGGATTTGTATTCCCATTTAGGCACAGCTGGAAGGAATCGTTATGCCAAAGAAGTAGCGCCAATGATGAAGTTAAGATTGTTCCTGAGAGTGAATCCAGATGACTATGGAACATTTATTCCAAAAATAAAGTATGATTGAAAGTCTTTTTAGGAATATTTGCTACCTTGCTTAGCGTTTGGCTCTTTTTGCCTTACTGCCCTGTGAAGGTGCCGCTTGGACCTCTAGTTTCTTGCTcttattcctgtttttcacgTTGTGTGTTTCGTAATAGCGTGCGCCCACTTTCTTCGACTTGTTGGCGCGCTCCTTCGCTCTTTTCTGCAGAGGCAAAAAACAGGTTAATATGATATttgaatccccccccccccccaaataaaGAGTGTTACCTCTTTGGAGGACAGGTTGGCTTGCTGGGAGGGTTCTTCGTCCTCAGCTTTCCTCTTCCTGTTTCTCTGCGGGGCAGCTGAGGTGGAATACAAACACTCAACTTAACCTAAAGATTGACTCACTCTTAATAGGGTCTAAAAGTGTCAAcattttagtcttagacttagacaaactttaatgatccacaagggaaattgttccacacagtagctcagttacaaaggatggaaaagatggaaaggacaatgcaggtataaaacagactaaaagcaatataaaatataacatatatacgtaatattgacataatatatgtacagtataggacaggggtcagcaacccgtggctctagatCAAACAGTGCGGCTttttagcgccgccctggtggctccatggagctttttcaaaaatgtacggAATTGgacaaaaaatggggtgaaaaatatgttttttgctgcaatatggtttctgtaggaggacaaaaacGACAtataccttcctaattgttagaaagcccactgtttaatatgtttgtgttcatgcttcactgatgagagtatttggcgagcgctgttttgtcttactaatttcAGCAGCCTTTGAACTCACCgatgtgtggactgtgactcaacagtttatgcgtacaactttctccgatgctgccacagaaagacgtgttttatgccactccttctttgtctcattttgtccacccaacgttttatgctgtgcgtgaatgcacaaagagctttgttgacgttactgacttgttggagtgctaatcaggcatatttggtcagtgcatgactgcaagctaatagatgctaacatgctatttaggctagctgtgtgtacatattgcatcattatgcctcgtttgtagctatatttgagctcatttaatttcctttacttatgtcctctgtgtatttaattgatttgttccatgtttcatgacacattatctgtatgtaatattggctacatttctcatagttgtttgtgtgccatgttgttccagaccacagcaaactttacccatctggcaaagattgtaataaatccattagaagacgaCGGCCTGTCGTTGCCTTTAACTTGGACAaaaacatctatacctttggccagtcTAAGACTgtgatttccagaagttatctcaccctctgagaagttttactaatgttttccattgttgtaaaaatgtgtagaataaatattgcatttcaacatttctgtcaacgaagatttgtgtcagcctgcgacacatagtgattttgatagtaggctaattagccactcacatcatgtgttgccatcattacaacatttatataagtcttttaattgtTTGCGGCCCCAGAccaattacttttttgtatttgtggtccaatatggctctttcaacattttgggttgccgacccttggtataggatatatactgatatattatatatgtttattttcgaatggaggagaaaaaaagtcctcctttctgtccaataccacatgaaagtggttgctttttgccatcttatttgtccagcttccatactcccttttatacactttacaagcaatacattggcggcaaactccgtaatttgctagcttgtgcacgccagctttctgagactcttattttattagtacaggcaggatgaagcagcgcttttattgtgaagataagAACTGTTGAATAATCATATCTCATAAGGAGCACATGTAAAGCCTGTTTCAGGCGCTAGGTGTGCACAACTACATTGTTTATCGTTTTAGGCCAACCTAGGAAAAACATAGAAATGTGTGGTTGTAGATAGCCACAACATACCCCACCAGGCACCCTCCAGCTATTTTAAGGTAGTGACAAACAGTAATTAAACCATGAAGGCTGTTTCAGCAAAACGATCAGTTTATATGAAGCTGTTAAAAGGTGCCCTGTTGAGCAAAATGGACTTTGTCACGCTCGCTTTAGAGAGTCTGTGTTTTCATGACATCAGGGACAAAGAGACCGCCTGTGATCCGCCCCCAGCTAAAAAGGCCAATAATGATCAATACCGATCAGTATAAAAAACTTATATCGTGATTAGGGTTGAAAAAttctgggaatattcaaagttggaaactttccatgggaattaacgggaattaaagttaaagttaaagtagcaatgattgtcacacacacacgaggtgtggcaaaattattctctgcatttgacccatcaccctcctgggaggtgaggggagcagtgagcagcagcggtggccacgcccaggaataatttttggtgatttaacccccaattccaacccttgatgcggagtgtcaagcagggaggtaatggctcccatttttatagtctttggtatgactcagccggggtttgaactcacaacctactgatctcagggcggacactctaaccactaggccagtatTGGGAaactaatgggaataaacattgaatgcaacatgctagatcttgcagcatgattattagctaaaacaacctgatttcatgcaaattcagtagaatttcaaccctgcactgtgcattcctccatcacatgcacagataattcccagcatgctacacactacagcagggctattgaggccacactagtatttgagcccaaggacttcatccagtcaggtaagtgttgatgatattactggggtaaatatatttgatctatgatATTgaagtgtaattgcttgttactgtatgactgtagactactccagcagacttacactcaagctagctagctgttcctgtacttgttcaatgattttggggccaatatctctagctagctaggtttatgtaccaccacagtctcataatgaaccaaa containing:
- the dnali1 gene encoding axonemal dynein light intermediate polypeptide 1; protein product: MESLLKYDTPLLLTKGKVRKSVKGRPFKVSQHQPADSPVPPPPKSKAPDGIKQQNEEILHVMFTPREWTEGGQVWLQRVSTAPCTRADVLNLEEVLDRKLQQRRALETGICPVRRELYSQCFEELIRQVTINCAERGLLLLRVRDEIQMTISAYQTLYESSVVFGMRKALQAEQGKVDMQQRIDDLEREKQELINQLKEQKAECVATQKREEEKRDAQEKKHMEQTQFLKRTNQQLKAQLEGIVMPKK